The Salvelinus namaycush isolate Seneca chromosome 37, SaNama_1.0, whole genome shotgun sequence sequence tTGTCAATAGTCATAATGTAATGAACTGTTTTGCAAATATTAATGTGAATTTTCTGAAATAATTTTAAGTGAAACTATGTCATCACTGGGATCATTGACAAAAGGTCAGATTATACCTCCATCAGTGTATCATTGACAAAAGGTCAGATTATACCTCCATCAGTGTATCATTGACAAAAGGTCAGATTATACCTCCATCAGTGTATCATTGACAAAAAGTCAGATTATACCTCCATCAGTGTATCATTGACAAAAGGTCAGATTATACCTCCATCAGTGTATCATTGACAAAAAGTCAGATTATACCTCCATCAGTGTATCAATGACAAAAGGTCAGATTATACCTCCATCAGTGTATCATTGACAAAAGGTCAGATTATACCTCCATCAGTGTATCATTGACAAAAGGTCAGATTATACCTCCATCAGTGTATCATTGACAATAGGTCAGATTATACCTCCATCAGTGTATCATTGACAAAAGGTCAGATTATACCTCCATCAGTGTATCATTGACAAAAGGTCAGATTATACCTCCATCAGTGTATCATTGACAAAAGGTCAGATTATACCTCCATCAGTGTATCATTGACAAAAGGTCAGATTATACCTCCATCAGTGTATCATTGACAAAAGGTCAGATTATACCTCCATCAGTGTATCATTGACAAAAGGTCAGATTATACCTCCATCAGTGTATCATTGACAAAAGGTCAGATTATACCTCCATCAGTTTATCACTGCAACAAACTGGAACTGTGTGACGTTGCCTCTAGTTCTAGTCACCATGGTGAAGTCCTACTACCATCGTCATGACAACTTAAACCATCAACAGCCTGTTCACAGCCAAAATACGTAACTGTCTCCtacgcatcacacacacacatgtacacacacaaaatAGGATATGATgcatcaaaataaatgttttcccaCTGTTTTGTACAGCAaggtgtgtgcgcgtgcgcacGATTGTTTGTTGTGAAGCACTGAAAGATCCCAGTTGACTCGTAAACAACCTCCATACTGTATGAGTCTGAGTCTGAacaatgaggagagagagagaggatcagaGAGCTGGATGCCTCCCCTCTCTTTTGTCTCAGAGGGTTAGCTGGTGGACTGGCTACATTGGGCCTGAAGGTGACTTTAGTCCTTCACCAACCAGCAGACAACCACAGCCTACCCCCCATCCTCCCACCCTCCCACACTCACAACCAGCAGACAACCACCACCTACCCCCCATCCTCCCACCCTCCCACACTCACAACCAGCAGACAACCACCACCTACCCCCCATCCTCCCACCCTCACACACTCAGAACCAGCAGACAACCACCACCTACCCCCCATCCTCCCCCCCTCCCACCCTCAGAACCAGCAGACAACCACAGCCTACCCCCCATCCTCCCACCCTCCCACACTCAGAACCAGCAGACAACCACCACCTACCCCCATCCTCCCACCATCCCACACTCAGAACCAGCAGACAACCACCACCTACCCCCATCCTCCCACCATCCCACACTCAGAACCAGCAGACAACCACCACCTACCCCCCACCCTCCGACCCTCCCACACTCAGAACCAGCAGACAACCACCGCCTACCCCCCATCCTCCCACCCTCCCACACTCAGAACCAGCAGACAACCACCACCTACCCCCCATCCTCCCACCCTCCCACACTCAGAACCAGCAGGCAACCACCACCTACCCCCCATCCTCCCACCCTCCCAAACTCAGAACCAGCAGGCAACCACCACCTACCCCCCATCCTCCCACCCTCCCACACTCAGAACCAGCAGGCAACCACCACCTACCCCCCATCCTCCCACCCTCCCACACTCAGAACCAGCAGACAACCACCACCTACCCCCATCCTCCCACCCTCCCACACTCAGAACCAGCAGACAACCACCACCTACCCCCATCCTCCCACCCTCCCACACTCAGAACCAGCAGACAACCACCACCTACCCCCCATCCTCCCACCCTCCCACACTCAGAACCAGCAGACAACCACCACCTACCCCCCATCCTCCCACCCTCCCACACTCAGAACCAGCAGACAACCACCACCTACCCCCCATCCTCCCACCCTCACACACTCAGAACCAGCAGACAACCACCACCTACCCCCCATCCTCCCACCATCACACACTCAGAACCAGCAGACAACCACCACCTACCCCCCATCCTCCCACCATCACACACTCAGAACCAGCAGACAACCACCACCTACCCCCCATCCTCCCACCCTCCCACACTCAGAACCAGCAGACAACCACCACCTACCCCCATCCTCCCACCATCACACACTCAGAACCAGCAGACAACCACCACCTACCCCCCATCCTCCCACCCTCACACACTCAGAACCAGCAGACAACCACCACCTACCCCCCATCCTCCCACCATCACACACTCAGAACCAGCAGACAACCACCACCTACCCCCCATCCTCCCACCCTCCCACACTCAGAACCAGCAGACAACCACCACCTACCCCCCATCCTCCCACCCTCCCACACTCAGAACCAGCAGACAACCACCACCTACCCCCATCCTCCCACCCTCCCACACTCAGAACCAGCAGACAACCACCACCTACCCCCATCCTCCCACCATCACACACTCAGAACCAGCAGACAACCACCACCTACCCCCATCCTCCCACCATCACACACTCAGAACCAGCAGACAACCACCACCTACCCCCATCCTCCCACCATCACACACTCAGAACCAGCAGACAACCACCACCTACCCCCATCCTCCCACCATCACACACTCAGAACCAGCAGACAACCACCACCTACCCCCCATCCTCCCACCATCACACACTCAGAACCAGCAGACAACCACCACCTACCCCCCATCCTCCCACCCTCCCACACTCAGAACCAGCAGACAACCACCACCTACCCCCATCCTCCCACCCTCCCACACTCAGAACCAGCAGACAACCACCACCTACCCCCCATCCTCCCACCATCACACACTCAGAACCAGCAGACAACCACCACCTACCCCCATCCTCCCACCATCACACACTCAGAACCAGCAGACAACCACCACCTACCCCCATCCTCCCACCATCACACACTCAGAACCAGCAGACAACCACCACCTACCCCCATCCTCCCACCATCACACACTCAGAACCAGCAGACAACCACCACCTACCCCCATCCtcccaccatcacacacacagaaccagcAGACAACCACCACCTACCCCCATCCTCCCACCCTCCCACACTCAGAACCAGCAGACAACCACCACCTACCCCCCATCCTCCCACCCTCCCACACTCAGAACCAGCAGACAACCACCACCTACCCCCATCCTCCCACCCTCCCACACTCAGAACCAGCAGACAACCACCACCTACCCCCCATCCTCCCACCCTCCCACACTCAGAACCAGCAGACAACCACCACCTACCCCCCATCCTCCCACCATCACACACTCAGAACCAGCAGACAACCACCACCTACCCCCATCCTCCCACCATCACACACTCAGAtggggagggaaggagatgggTGGTCCGTGTTCTTCTGAGACAGCATGTTGTGTTTAAAAAGTAGAATAGAAAGGATTCTGTTGTTCCATATATTTGACATTATATGACTTCTACTCCCGCAAGGTCATTCTTCTAAATCACGTTTAGAGCTAGGCCTGGGCATCCAAAGCTGAAGGAGTTCAGACTGTGCAGAAGGGTGTCCATCAGAACCTTGTGACATGTCAGACCGTTGTTAAGAGCATGTGATGAAGGTGGAAGTGAGAACACACCTACTCAATGAAGCCTCTCTGTGGTACACTGAACCCCGTCTCCGCCCCCAAAATGACAATGAATAATGAATGAATTCCAGTACAACAGTCGGATGATGTGAAAGTGACGACGTCACATCGAGGTGTTTTTTGATTCATCTCCTGATCAGCAGCTCCTGCTAGAGATCAGTGACCTGAAGTGAAACCACAGAGTAGGCCACACACACAATGTGGAAGAGTGTGTGGGTGTGATTTACGTACTTTCACTggatgctttggtgtgtgtgttaaccctgaAAACAGAAGTGCGAGTTTAGTTGGACACTTCCGCTCCCATATTGGCTAAAAATAGACTCCCGTCACCACAACGACAATGCATCACTTCCTCTTTCTGGCAGGAGGTTCCAGAGGGTACTAAGTGAAACTGCACACATAAAGAAAGCTCGGCGACCTCCCCATTTCCATACTCTGAATCTGTGGTCTGACTGCATCATGGAGGGAGCtgcaaatgtgtgtgtggggagatgCATGGAAAAAGTCCTTATTGTGGTTGGTGTGTATTGTGGTTAgtttatatgtgtgtatgtgtatctgtgtgtgcagAGATGCATGGGATGGTTCCATAAAGTGTGtctagtagtgtgtgtgtgtgtgtctgtgtgtctgtgtgtgtgtgtgtgtgtgtgtgtgtgtgtgtgtgtgtgtgtgtgtgtgtgtgtgtgtgtgtgtgtgtgtgtgtgtgtgtgtgtgtgtgtgtgtgtgagctttggCAATTTTAAcatgtttctcatgccaataaagcccttaaattgaattgagcgagagagagactgaaaggtGGAAAGTGGTTGGTTGTAACGGCACACTGTGTGGGCAGGAGGAACAGCTGGTGACTGCactatgacaaacacacacacagagcagagcagagcagggggctagtgtttgtgtgtgtgtgcgtgtgggtgtgtgtgtgtgtgtgtgcgtgcgtttgtgtgtaGTAGTAGGAAAGTGTTGCCTCACTACGTGACGTGGGCTAGAGGTGTTTTCCAAACCGAAGAACTGGAACCAATAATGACGAGGATATgatgtcactagcactgtcccccTGTTGTAACATCTCATCTCCCTTTCCTTTtgttgttgttctctctctctctctctctctctctctctctctctctctctctctctctctctctctctctctctctctctctctctctctctctctctctctcactctagtGAAGTAGGCAGGCATCAGTAGTTTTTTTATGAATGAAAGGTGTTGTTTACTCTCCGACAAagctatttcagtcacacacacatacgcacacacacacacacacacgcgcacacacacgcgcgcacacacacagcaaggtgTGACCACAGtgacttcctcctctctcctctgcctgcagCTGATTGGCTGGGTCTTCTCTTTCATTCCACAGACAACACATCTCTCCCGACTATGCGTTTTTGAAGTGTGTGTACCGGGGAGAGACACACGTTCCAACGACGCAGGATAGAGTCCTTCATACCGTAGTGACGTCATCTAGACGTTCTGGCCTCTTGGTGTAACGGTTAAGGTGTTGGACTGATATTAGCAGGGACCTGGGTTCGAGTCCTGGTCGGGCTGCCCTCCTCTGAATGAGCTACAGTATGCCTGTGTGTTTATATGTAAACCTATGGTATGTTGCAGATCCTATAAGACTGTGTGTCTGTACCTACCAGCTCTTacagtctcatgtcagaattagacattcatccatgtttctcaaacgtcataTTTCAAAGTTTTTAAGGTtacgtttaggcattaactccaaattcttaaggttagacattaactcagaATGGTTACGGTTTTGGATAGGCTTAAAAAACAATATCAACATTCTATTGCTGGATTTGAACTTTCAAAcgttggaatcagaggcagatgcttaggcccatccgccatccccgtccataaaaccaaaacctacttgaaggtaacagactcactgttgcccctagtggccggtttccacttCATCTCCTGACgttctcagacatggatggatgtcaaATACTGACTTGTGTCATGGGTGATCTGGCTGTTCTGTACAGGTACAGTACCGTGTCATTTGACAGCACTCTGCTTATTTATAGAGAgtacaggcaaacacacacacactattcagaACAGTCTATTGtgaagcaaacacacacaccattcagAACAGTCTATTGTGAGTAAATGAGTCACAGCTCAGCCAATCAGGGTATAGATGCTTTGGGAACAAACAGCAGAACGTCAGAGTTTATAAATGATCCATATGGTCTGTAATCATCAACAATCATTAATAATCACCAATCATCAGTACAGAGAACAGCAAGAGAAATGTGTCACTCTGGAACACACACGTCAAACTCCTTCCATGGAGGGCccagtgtctgtgggttttcactCCTTCCATGGAGGGCccagtgtctgtgggttttcactCCTTCCATGGAGGGCccagtgtctgtgggttttcactCCTTCCATGGAGGGCccagtgtctgtgggttttcactCCTTCCATGGAGGGCccagtgtctgtgggttttcactCCTTCCATGGAGGGCccagtgtctgtgggttttcactCCTTCCATGGAGGGCccagtgtctgtgggttttcactCCTTCCATGGAGGGCccagtgtctgtgggttttcactCCTTCCTTGTACTTGATTCATGAATGAAGGTCCCTAGTAAGGAACtgtcctcacctggttgtctaggtcttaattgaaataAAAGAACTAAAACCAGCTggcactaggccctccgtggaatgagtttgacacccctggtctggAATATGTgcatctgtgtctgtctgtgtctgtctgtcatgttgtttGTTCCCAAAGCATCTATCCCCTGATTGGCTGAGCTGTGACTCATTTACTCACAATTTACTcacaacatcaactacatcacaccaacatcatcacacctgcccagacttACACCCCTCCTTaattctctgtgtctctttcttaGAGGTTTACTCCACCAAAATGCAATATTCACATATTTCCaatggaagtgtgtttgtgtgtgtatgtgtgtgtgtgtttgtctgcatgtgtgtgcgtatgtgtgtgtgtgtgtgtgtctgtctgatcTGCTCTCAGGACATAGTGTGTGTTTCTCCTCCACTGCTCTTTCCGGTTGAAGTGGTGAGTTTCCCCTCAATGGGGAATATGGATCTTGTATCCAGCGTTCCCTGACTCCACCACACATGTCCCctccaccctgtgtgtgtgttatgtgtgtgtgttatgtgtgtgtgtgtatgtgtgtatgtgagagagagagagagagatgatttaTTCTGCCTGTACATTTCTATCCCCtccaccatgtgtgtgtgtgtgtatgtgtgtgtgtgtgtgagagagagagagagattatttatTCTGCCTGTACATTTCTATCCCctccaccctgtgtgtgtgttatgtgtgtgtgtgtatgtgtgtgtgtgtgagagagagagagagagagatgatttaTTCTGCCTGTACATTTCTATCCCctccaccctgtgtgtgtgttatgtgtgtgtgtgtgtgtgtgtgtgtgtgtgagagagagagatgatttaTTCTGCCTGTACATTTCTATCCCctccaccctgtgtgtgtgttatgtgtgtgtgtgtgtgtgtgtgagagagagagagattatttatTCTGCCTGTACATTTCTGCAACTAGACTGCAACTAGATGTGTCTGCTCCACATAGCCACACATTAAAAGCCAGTTAGTGAAGTGAAACAACCTGCCTACTCACAGTCTCCTAGCAGAACAGTCtgagactgtcacgccctgactttagagatcctttttatgtctctattttggtttggtcagggagtgagttggggtgggaattctatgttttgtgttctatgttttctatttctgtgtttggccgggtgtggttctcaatcagaggcagctgtctatcgttgtctctgattgggaatcatacttagggagccttttcccacctgtgtttgtgggtagttgttttctgttttgtgttgctgcaccttacaggactgtttcgttctcgttctttctctttgttattttggttagtgtttctgttttaataaatataacatgaacacttaccacgctgcgctttggtccgactaCTCTTCATCCCACGACGAAAATCGTTACAGAGACCTGCTCGGCTCTTC is a genomic window containing:
- the LOC120030988 gene encoding extensin-like: MTLLSWQRPWKRSTAPLHSGTLENQQTTTTYPPSSPPPTLRTSRQPQPTPHPPTLPHSEPADNHHLPPSSHHPTLRTSRQPPPTPILPPSHTQNQQTTTTYPPPSDPPTLRTSRQPPPTPHPPTLPHSEPADNHHLPPILPPSHTQNQQATTTYPPSSHPPKLRTSRQPPPTPHPPTLPHSEPAGNHHLPPILPPSHTQNQQTTTTYPHPPTLPHSEPADNHHLPPSSHPPTLRTSRQPPPTPHPPTLPHSEPADNHHLPPILPPSHTQNQQTTTTYPPSSHPHTLRTSRQPPPTPHPPTITHSEPADNHHLPPILPPSHTQNQQTTTTYPPSSHPPTLRTSRQPPPTPILPPSHTQNQQTTTTYPPSSHPHTLRTSRQPPPTPHPPTITHSEPADNHHLPPILPPSHTQNQQTTTTYPPSSHPPTLRTSRQPPPTPILPPSHTQNQQTTTTYPHPPTITHSEPADNHHLPPSSHHHTLRTSRQPPPTPILPPSHTQNQQTTTTYPHPPTITHSEPADNHHLPPILPPSHTQNQQTTTTYPPSSHPPTLRTSRQPPPTPILPPSHTQNQQTTTTYPPSSHHHTLRTSRQPPPTPILPPSHTQNQQTTTTYPHPPTITHSEPADNHHLPPSSHHHTLRTSRQPPPTPILPPSHTQNQQTTTTYPHPPTLPHSEPADNHHLPPILPPSHTQNQQTTTTYPHPPTLPHSEPADNHHLPPILPPSHTQNQQTTTTYPPSSHHHTLRTSRQPPPTPILPPSHTQMGREGDGWSVFF